From the genome of Borreliella afzelii:
TGGAATAAAATCTAAATTTTTAGATACATTGATAACAACATCCTTAAAAGTTTTCTCTTTCTTTATTAAAGAATAAGAATTATAGATGTTAATTAATTCCATCCTAGGATGATCTTGAGTTATAAAATAACTTGTAACTGCATTTTGTGGATCAAGATCAATAAGTAATACTTTGCTAGTTTTATTAAGAATTGCTGAAAACATTATTGAAGAAGTACTTTTACCAACTCCTCCCTTAATTGAAGCAATAGCTATAATATTTGGTTTTTTAGCCAATTTTTTTCTATCCATTTTATAAGAGGTCCTTTTTGCGGGTATTTTTTATTATAAAACTCATATACTTGCTTTTCTAATGTCGTAAACATGCTAAATAATGTTTTACTGTAGGGAACATTTACTTGTTCTTTTTTTAACAACCTAAATAGACTCTTGAAGTAGCAAAAAATGCTTCCTTTTTTAAATCTAAACTCTAGGTAATATGATTTTGACAATAGATAAGATTTTTCAATTCCGTTAACTTCATACCTTACAAAGATTTTCTTTATTGGTTTTTTATAACCATAATAAATACCTAAGAATTTATCGTCTGCTCTTAGTGTAAATAAATTAAATTCTTCAACTTTTGATTGATTGAATAATCTTCTTAATGATATACGAAATTTATTTTTTTTCTTATTAAGTCCGAACTTATAAATATCCATCATTATTTTTGTATGATACATTGTTTTATCATTATCTTTTTCAATCTTGATAAAAAGATCTTTTTTATCTGAACATATAACTATTGGTTTATCCAATTTTATTAATTTTGCTGTATTTTGCATATTTAATTCTTATACAACTTCTTTTAAAATTAAAGAATTATTTTCATTTTTTATTAGTTCTAATAATTCATAATGATATGTATCAAATACTTTATTATATTCTAATTTATTTTTGCTATTCAAATATGTTTTTATAATTGGCTTTATAGCTTCAATATTTTCCTTTTTTCCTAATTGCTCGATAAGGATATTGAAAATATTTGTCTTTATATTCTCATAATCTTTTTGTGGATTTTCTTTTTTCAATTCAATTGATTTTTCTAATTTAAGCTTTATTTTGCTTAAATCGTTATATTTTTGATGTTCGATAATAAAATGCGGTTTATTTTTGTAAATTTCATATATTTTTTGGATATTTATTTTCAATTGTTTAACATTGTATCCTTTTTTTTCTAATTGTTTTTTTGTATTTTCTAGAATTTCTTTTAATTTGTTTTGCTTATCTTTAAAGCAAGATTTATCAAAAGAAATATTCTTACTTTTTATTAGCTTAATCTCAATTCTTTTGAAGGCCTTAATTATTTCAATTTTTTTATCTTTGCTAAGATCTAAGTTTAATAAAATCAGAAGAATTTCTTTACATAAAAAGTTACATTTGTTGAAATATTTTTTTACTTGAAGTTTTTCTATTTTTGTATTACTTTCTTCTTCTTTTTTTATATTATTATTTTTATTATTTAAACACTCCTTAAAATCTACACTCCCATTTTTATTAAATTTAGATATAAGATAATTATCAACTCTAAATTTAAATCTAGCGTCTTTTTTTTCTTTAAAATGTTGATTGATTTTAAGATAACACTCTTTTTTTGGATAATTAAGTTTATAGTAAATTTCAGTTCCAAAATTTACTCCCAAGTGTTTATAGTAGTTAGTTGTTACTTTTATTTCTTTTTCTAATTTGTAAAGATAATTTTGCATTGTTTTTAGTTTAACAGGTGACTGATTATTTCTTTTTAGATTTTCATTAAAGTAATATAGTATGACTTTTTGAGAATACTTCTTATATTTGCTATTTACATATTTAAGCGTTGAGATAAGAACTATTAATTTATGCTGTAACTTGTTGTAGCAATTTGTGCTTTTTGTATTTTTTGGTAAAATTTGCATTTTTCATCTCCTGTTTGGTAATATATGATACATATTATGCACAATTTTTTTATAAAAGTAAATACTCATAAAAACTAAAAATTTGTTTAAAGTTAGAAATTAGGAAAATACCAATTTTGTACAAATACAAATTGATTTTAATTTTAAGTTGAGTTATACTGAAGATAACGTAGCAAATGGAAAAAATTTTCATTACAGCTACCTGTTTGGTTTATTTACAATTATGGGGCTTAAGGAAGCTCTCTTTAATAATAAGAGAATTTCTTTAAGCCCTAATAGTGTGTTCTATTTCAATGTAGTGAACTGCTATTTCTAAATCAAAGATTATAGAAAGAGTAGTTTACCTTACTATTGGTGAATTATTTACACTTTAATTTTGAAGCAAGT
Proteins encoded in this window:
- a CDS encoding DUF226 domain-containing protein, producing MQNTAKLIKLDKPIVICSDKKDLFIKIEKDNDKTMYHTKIMMDIYKFGLNKKKNKFRISLRRLFNQSKVEEFNLFTLRADDKFLGIYYGYKKPIKKIFVRYEVNGIEKSYLLSKSYYLEFRFKKGSIFCYFKSLFRLLKKEQVNVPYSKTLFSMFTTLEKQVYEFYNKKYPQKGPLIKWIEKNWLKNQIL
- a CDS encoding plasmid maintenance protein, with amino-acid sequence MQILPKNTKSTNCYNKLQHKLIVLISTLKYVNSKYKKYSQKVILYYFNENLKRNNQSPVKLKTMQNYLYKLEKEIKVTTNYYKHLGVNFGTEIYYKLNYPKKECYLKINQHFKEKKDARFKFRVDNYLISKFNKNGSVDFKECLNNKNNNIKKEEESNTKIEKLQVKKYFNKCNFLCKEILLILLNLDLSKDKKIEIIKAFKRIEIKLIKSKNISFDKSCFKDKQNKLKEILENTKKQLEKKGYNVKQLKINIQKIYEIYKNKPHFIIEHQKYNDLSKIKLKLEKSIELKKENPQKDYENIKTNIFNILIEQLGKKENIEAIKPIIKTYLNSKNKLEYNKVFDTYHYELLELIKNENNSLILKEVV